AACCCTTTTGATTTTTGATACAGATTCTTGATAGATTTGCAGACCTGGAATTTGAATACAGAAAAAAGGGTACAATTCTTGGAATTTGTACAAGTGTTTATAGGAATAAAATGCTTGAGCTGTGGCTGAAATTGTAAAGGAACCCCTTTTTCCATAAGATTTCAATATGAAACAttcttaaaattgaaaatttttcatacaaaaaatcaaagaaaaataacaataagTAGCTTAGATGAGGCGCCTCTGTCACACTCTTTAGGCGTTTGCTTAAACAAGAGctcttttaataattattgCTTACTACATTGGTGTAATACCAAAACACATTCAATATTTTTGAGCTCCTTTTATGTGACATTATTAAAGGGATTGTTGAAATCGTGTACTTGACGAATCAATTTATAATTTGtacaatatgtttttttttatatatatgataaaaataaattgattttaaatatatggCAAAGGAGTAGGTTTGTTGTTTTTGTAGATattaagatgatttttttttttgcgttAGAGCTACAATTGTTATAATAGGAGTAATTGTGTTGGATAGGCCGTTTCTATATGTCGAAATGGGAGAACTTATTTAATAGTCGGTAAAGAAAGAGTTTTCGTTAAGATTCTGacttattcaaaaattaaatttattgttcCTGCGTATAGAcattaagatatatatattttttctagatTATTTATGTCTTCAAATGGAAAGGAGATAGCTTACATAAGAGACATATTTGTTTAAGTGGGAGCATCGATATTGAAAAGGCAATCTTAGTGTACCAAAATGAGAAAACTTAAATAGCCGGCAAAGGAAGAACTTTCATTGAGATTGAgactttatttcaaaattagattttgtttctgaaaaaattttaataaaattttagacTATTTATATCTTCAACTGCAAAAGAAATAGCTTGCTTAAGAACTACAATTGTTTCTGTGGGAGCATTTATATTGCAAAGGTTATCTCTATATGTCAAATTAGGAGAAGTTAAATATTAGGCAAAGAAAGAGTTTCTCTTAAGATTTTGACTTATTTGAAAATTAGATTCGTTGTTCTTTTTGAcgtgaaaattaatttttaaaattatgtatatctTAAAGTACAAAAAAAGTAGCTTAGATAAGATTATAACTGTTCCAGGGAGAGCAATGATACTGAAAAGATTATCTCTATGTGTCGAAGTAGAATAACTTCATTGATTTCTAAAAGCAAAGTGTTTACCAATATTTCAGACTTATTTGAAAATTAGATTTGATGTTTTTGAATGTAAAtgttacaaatatatatatatatatatatatatatatatatatatatatatatNNNNNNNNNNNNNNNNNNNNNNNNNNNNNNNNNNNNNNNNNNNNNNNNNNNNNNNNNNNNNNNNNNNNNNNNNNNNNNNNNNNNNNNNNNNNNNNNNNNNNNNNNNNNNNNNNNNNNNNNNNNNNNNNNNNNNNNNNNNNNNNNNNNNNNNNNNNNNNNNNNNNNNNNNNNNNNNNNNNNNNNNNNNNNNNNNNNNNNNNNNNNNNNNNNNNNNNNNNNNNNNNNNNNNNNNNNNNNNNNNNNNNNNNNNNNNNNNNNNNNNNNNNNNNNNNNNNNNNNNNNNNNNNNNNNNNNNNNNNNNNNNNNNNNNNNNNNNNNNNNNNNNNNNNNNNNNNNNNNNNNNNNNNNNNNNNNNNNNNNNNNNNNNNNNNNNNNNNNNNNNNNNNNNNNNNNNNNNNNNNNNNNNNNNNNNNNNNNNNNNNNNNNNNNNNNNNNNNNNNNNNNNNNNNNNNNNNNNNNNNNNNNNNNNNNNNNNNNNNNNNNNNNNNNNNNNNNNNNNNNNNNNNNNNNNNNNNNNNNNNNNNNNNNNNNNNNNNNNNNNNNNNNNNNNNNNNNNNNNNNNNNNNNNNNNNNNNNNNNNNNNNNNNNNNNNNNNNNNNNNNNNNNNNNNNNNNNNNNNNNNNNNNNNNNNNNNNNNNNNNNNNNNNNNNNNNNNNNNNNNNNNNNNNNNNNNNNNNNNNNNNNNNNNNNNNNNNNNNNNNNNNNNNNNNNNNNNNNNNNNNNNNNNNNNNNNNNNNNNNNNNNNNNNNNNNNNNNNNNNNNNNNNNatatatatatatatatatatatatatatatatatatattaattttgctttaatttatgtgattaaAACTTATAAACTTTAGTTAGAAATAGTTGGCTATTAATATGGATCatcttaatatattataaatccTTCATATGTGTTTTTAGctaattcaaatattattccGGCAGTTCCGTTTTTATTACTTTGTAAACTTTTAGTTAGTTGAATAAAGTAACAAGAggaattattatattaaataaaaagattaaagtgtaattttgtcattattatattttttgttaataaggTTTAAAACTTAATCCAAACTTGTCTTACACTGAATCTACTAATGTCCTTTTGAGTTTTTTCACTTATCTTTTAATCTTTGTTACAAATTAAAGGTCTGTCAGTAATGGATATTATTTAGAATCTATGTACCTGTATTTTGTTTGTTTCTGCAGGTAGgacaaaaatattgaaactgACAGATTATGTCATATAGTTtaaattcaatacaaaatatataaaagaataaaagctgtaattttaaattaaaatatacctaaatTACTGCCATCGATTAACAAGATGGTTTTTATTaactattatattatattatgttgttaatttaaaatatcactATGTGATAATGAAGACATTCATTTTTATGTAATAACCTATTAAGTATGATTGCattgtcattttttttcctttcggatttatttattatctaaTAATTCTATTTTATCATTTGTTTGAGTCTTTTATAGTAGTTCTTCTCTGAATTCTATTTTTCTTCTAAGTTTATCCTTAAAATTATGGGCGTATTACATTACGTGAcaataaaaaatgatacaatatattattaaagattgacaaaagtctcacattgGTGTATAAGGATATGGGTGAAccccttataaggcttggacaatcctcctccaAGCTATTTTTTCAAATACAGAATACATGctgattaattttaatttaataaaatggttagttactattatataaattcaaccAAGTATATATACTTCGTGAAACtattgaaataaaaagaagaagaaaaaagttgaTAATCTCTTTTGCCTCTATATCTACGAGATTAATTAAGTTGAATTGTTGAGGTGTTTCGCaccctttaaaaaaaaagttaaaacataaattagatatatatttttttatttttactatcatgaattattgtcaaatttatgattaaaataactaaatactaattaataactaatttcAATTCTAACTAATGAaagataaaattgaaagaacattctaaaaatatcctttaaaattatcaattaatttgaaaaataaaaactatctaaataatttaattaatttaaaatgaaggAAAAGTATGGTTTAAAACTTGATTTAAACTTAACATAAATCAAGTTACAATCtcccttaaaaaaaattcccatttttataattttttgtaagaACATTTCACTGTCGTCCTCGTCATTAAATGACAAGGGAAAAGTTAATTATTAGTATAAgatataattttgtttgtttattaatGGCCcgtattttgtttgttttagatGGTAGGGCAATAACTTTTGACGGTGAAAGCTATTATtactcttttcatttttattttatgatattaggaatttatttgattgaacacattatttaagaaatatatattttagcaaaataatgaaaattaaaaattactttagattttgtttttaacaaactaaaaaaaatgtaataaaatgaaaaataagattAATATATTCCTAGTTAGTGGCGTAATCACACATAATacagatataataatatatatatgtctatattaaatttcaaatactgttaataaaattttagatttcaCTGTTTCATTTCCCTTTAGCTCGAATAATCTTTGGGCTgcagaaaataaatatatcatatcactaaatatgattattttttttcttaaaaagaagaaacataCCATGTTGATaagaaacaaataattttgtctttcacaaaaaaaataaaattggaatCAGCTATGAAACTTCATTGTTAATTtgttaataaatcatatataacatttttttttatatattatttatcgtCAAACATAATTAGTGACAGATTTTTTTGTTTAGGTAAACTAATTTGTCCGtagctattttatttttatcttttttttaaagaagtgtTTATTTACTGTTTAATTggttcttttaaaaataaatataagttatgTACTTATCTCTATAATAAATAAGATATAGACCAAAATAGGAATCAACTACTCCCTAGCTAATAGCATATGGTTAGAGTtagaattattttcttttcaccaATGTGATATTTTGggggaaaaaaaattatatctaaatttgaGATCATTATTCATGATTAATACAGACGCCAATTTAAATTATTGAGGTTAATTAAATACAACTAAAGATGCCATTATTGACAATGATGCAAATTTATGATTTGGTCCACATATAATCATAGtatataagaaatatatatttcttaacATCATATATCTAATTTTACCACTTAATTTGTATTTAGTTTTTGCTTAACTTTATTTTGTAGCTTTACTTGTAAGGATTTAAAGTTCTCCATGCCAATGAATACTTGTTAGATGATAGTGCTAGTTGTTCCAACAGaaaacaacaaaagattaagttatataaaaaggaataatCGATCTACTAATTTTTATTAGAGAACGTTTTATTctatcaatataaaattttttgacatgaatttaaatttaatcgaatCCTGATATGAATATCGACCCACAAGCAACAATCAGTATACTCCTCTCAACCGCTATagatatacataattataatgTTTGTTATTCATATGAATGGAAAAGTTGATAGTTGAATTTGAACTACTATAATTCATAGTTCTGACCGTTAAGTAAAGTTATAACCTACCATAGGTTAAAgacaatttattttatgtaaaggTAAAGATACTCATCACTTTATAACGTACCCTTGTATTTGAATATAGGATCCCTCCAAAATTTTACCAATATAGAATGTAATAAATATGCACTTCTTTTTCTTGTAGAAAGACTACAACAATGCtacatttaaaattcaaataaatctttttttctacaaaaataCTCGATTTAATATTTGGCATAGATAATATACGTTTTTGTTGGAAAACTGTATTCACACAAAATAGCAAGTGTAATTGTTCCATCCAAGTGAAGATTTAGATCAAAATAGTTTATTATTACTACTTTTTGTTAAACTTAAATGTGACTAAAACATCAAGAAAACTAACCTAAGTAGTGTTAGTAATAGTCTCGAGTCTCGATCTATCAATTTATTTGATGTTGTTTGATCAGACACATGatttaatttaagaaataagAGAAGACTTCCTTATGTTTACTAAATTGCCTTATTGATGTCActttaatgattatttttgttgACTTTTCTTCACAATAAAGTGTAGAATGAAACTCAATAAgagtaaaatgaaaatgatgtcGTTGAATATTTGCTAAATAAAAAACGATGACATTTTttaccaaaaagaaaagaatcacATAAATCGAATCTAGATAGAATTTTGAGTCGATAGCATTTAAGATTTGACATTATGTAACTTGGACCACATAGTTCAAATGTCCAATTTTGTTGGTTCTAGACAGGTCAATTTGGGCTTTGTCCATTTAGAACTCATAACAAGATGAGAGGCCCAACTGAAATCTATTGCAAGCCTAGCTAATCCAAAAGTGAAAGATTCTCTCCCATGACTTGCACATTTTCATTTCTCCATGTATAGCTTGTATATCATTGTATACATGCATATGTCCATGTATATACTTGATATACCGATGATGTGGAGTTGTATACATTGATATACACTTAAGATACACTCAGTACATGTTGATATACATAATGGTATGTTGTTGTACGTATGCACATGTTGTGTATATGTCACTATATGTATAGTGCAATATATAAGACATATATGTATTCGCAGCACAACCCATGTTAGCAAACAACTTACACGGATGCAAATTAGAGTGCGCCTAGTAATGCAACATTTTCATAAGCGATAATTATCGAATATTTGTAATTTCAATttcattcttcattattttgaatataGGGAAGCTCGAACATATGATTATTTCATGAATCATTATCTATAAGCTTGAAATGTTATATTAACTAGAAAATACATTATAGTCGGTACTATCTTTATACACTTTTCAAATGAATCCCAAAGTAATACTTACATAGTCAAATTACTGTTTCTTGCTTTCATCCATCTTTGTCAGATCATTTATTGGAATTTATGAGATTATTTAATTTCCAACCATGTCACTGATgtggaaagaaagaaacaagTAAGCACTTGGATAGCTGCCTTTAATACTGTCCATTTATTTATAGTCAaaacaaaactacaaaagtagACAAACTTCATTAATggcataatattatttttaacttaaatttaGTTGAGATCTAtatctttcaattttaaatgtacataaataattaattaaacttatattatattgaaaaaatatattgttctatatgatatgatatatgtagAATGCCACATAGAATGTCGAGTGCGTATGATGCGAATCACTATGTAGGGATGTCAAGTCGTAGGACGTGTATTCCTATCTGTTTAACTCTATACAATTAGATGTTTATTTGCGTGCACAAAATTAAAGGACATAGATATCAAATAGagccaaattaaaaaaatatttttatgcatcATGCCTTCATTAAATAAAGGCTCACCAGTAgatattcgatatttgatagtttttaaatatatagttCTTTATAGTAACAATGAATGCAATCTGCCTTGAGAACaataaaatactaatatatacttgatatatcATTCGTTTCAAAAGTGactcacatatatatttataagtttatTGCAATACATAATTCGAAACTTCATAAGATGAACGAGGAGGTATTTATGCTTTAGAAGCAGAAGCTTGAGACCGAGCTTCGACAAAAGCAAGCAAATCATTTCTTGGAGGTAGATATTCCTTGACTTGACTGCAATTAATATATTCGTCTCTCCAAgcacaaaaatttgaaaatttttcacTCGTTACTAATACAACTCCAGAGGCTTCTTGAAAAACTCCTAGCCAATATCCAACAAAATTCGCAGCCATATCAGCATATCCAAATTTGTCACCCACAAAGAACTTTTTACCCTTTAGCTCATTATCAAGAATTTTCAACATCTCATAAACTTCCTCTTTACTTTTCTCTTGCTCCTCTCCTTTATGGAAAAAAGTATTCACCACTGCTCCCACCTATAACAATCATGATAAATACTACGTCTTACGTCTTAATTTCAAGCAAGTCAGAATTgactatataaaattataaaaatattatttaagtaaataTATAACTAACATGACTAAATTATGCAAATAAGTGTGTATATAGCATGAAGACGAATTTACCTTATCATCAAGAAACTTAGCCCAAAAACGAGCTAAAGCTCGATCATAAGGGTCTTTAGGTAAAATGAAAGGACCTTCAAATATCTCGTCGATGTATTCAAGAATGATCATAGACTCACAAATGGGCTTACCATTGTGAATGAGAATAGGAATCTTCTTGTGAATAGGATTTGATTCTAGAAGTAGAGGGCTCTTGTTTTGAAGATTTTCttctataaattcatatttcacTCCCTTTAATTTGAGAGCCCACTCAACTTTATGACTAGCAGGACTATACCATAGACCTAGCAACTTCACATCTACCATCTCCCAACtttgattaattgttttttGCTATACTAATTTATGTGGTTATTCTCCCTTGTGGTCTAGTCTTCTTTTATAGAGGAAAAAATAGGGAAGTTTCTTAGAAATACACCAAATGCATTAATATTTGACTATTTagttttgtaatttaaataatgCTTCTGCTTCCACATTGACAGGagatttaaaaatgaatattattgGTACTCTGCTtcaccaaaaataattattagtaataattaatatatatatttttaacgaTAATTGACATCTTTATATATGTTGTTTCTAAAGCCTTTAACGACAttgattctaatgacacttaactaatgacAATAAAGATTTTAAcattctttattaatgtcaatatttaataccgctaaaaattatttttattatagtgtcCTGACTCCTTATCATAACAAGTGtcacttttttttcctttttaaaatagGTGGTGTATAGCATAATAAGACAAATAGTTGAGACTACATTTTTAGATACTAGTGGagtttgtattttaatatataattgatgatatttcagatcaatacaaatattaaataaaactaGCTCACTGAAAACTTTTAGATAGGTTTTGACCATTATCTCTATTTTTACTATTTCATCAAATTACTTGGCTTactctactttttttttcaatacaattattaagATCAAAATGATATGATATTTTGCGAAAATTAACAACTGGAAGTCAAGACGatgataaattaattgataagaaaaagacataatatataaatatattttttaatttggcTTCAATTGACATATATACACTTTaattttgggtgtgcacaagtagacgatcaaacttttattaaacagaaaatacaaaatttagaaTCACTAATTCTAAAAAAGTGAATATGCCATTAAATAGTGTAACAACTCCAATATCACtaaaaaaacattcaaatattataatcacCAAAACCCAAAGTTACAACGAAAAGTGAAACTAAAAGAGAACAATTGTAGAAGATAACTAGAAGCTAAGAGAGATGACAAGCATAAAGTCAAAGAAAAGAATGAGAGGACTAGACATTTTTCTCAACAATCTTCATAAATCGCTCTCTCATATGTCGTCCTTTTAATTAGTTCTTAATTGGACTTGAATCCCAAATTAGCCTTTACAAGTAGACATTCAAACTTTTAATAATCAGAAAATGCAAAATCTAGAATCACTAATGCTAAAAAAGTGAATATGCCATTAAATAGTGTAACAACTCCAATATCACTACAAAAACATTCAAACATTATAATCACTAAACTTGAAGTTACAACGAAAAATGGAACTAATAAAGAGAACTATTGTAGAAGATAACTATAAGAGAGATGACAATCATATACTCAAAGAGAGGGATAAGAGGACTAGACATTTTTCTCAACAATCTGCATAAATCATACTTTTTCATCCATCGTCCTTTTAGTTAATTGTTAATTAGGCCTGGATCCCAAACCTTTACAAATTAAAGACCTTCCAATTTTATTGCTTCTTCTTGAACCAATAACTAGTTATGTGACATCCGTATAGATACCTAGATTGGGCCAATGCTAGTTCATAACAAATAGTGTGCTTATTAGTAGcaatttttattagtttatttattgtaATAATAAAAATCCTCATTGGTGAGAAGCACAAGTAAGTAGGGCAATATTTCAATTCGTTTCTTTCACATACaaatacataattgaattcGTTCTAGATTCACAATTCTATCCCAATACATAATTCTATATAagatgaatacaaatatatttattttttagtagaAGCAGACGCCGCAGCATGAGCGCGAGCGCAACCTTGGAAAAAAGCAAGCAACTCATCATTTCTCGGAGGTAGATATTCCTTAACTTGACTGcaattgatatattcatctCTCCAAGCACAAAAATTTGGATATTTTTCACTTGTTACTAGTTCAACTCCAGAGGCTTCTTGAAAAATTCCTAGCCAATATCCCACCAAATTAGCAGCAATATCAGCAAATCCAAATTTGTCACCCACAAAAAACTTCTTCTCTTTGAGCTCATTATCAAGAACTTTCAACATCTCACAAGCTTCCTCTTTACCTTTCTCTTGTTCCTCTCCTTTATGTATGAAAGTACTTACCACCGCTCCCACCTACGAAGTACAGTTACTACGTCTCAATTTCAAGCAAGTCagtattgattatttatatatatatattcttcaatatattcatatttcacTCCCTTAATTAACCTTTAGAGCCACCCACTCTAACTTTGAGACTAAATGGGCTATACTAAAAACCTAGCAACATCACTTGTGGCACAACTTTGGTTATAATTGTTTCCTAGTCTACTATGTTAAAGGATATTCTAGTGGTGACAAAAATCAAAGTACTAAAAGAGGGAGTATAGTTGAAGGTtcctaagaaaaaaaatatattctttttatagtttatttgcCTTTACATGGGACCAAACGTTGTGCAAATCTTGATAAGGCAAATgcttattaaattaattcatgtttGTTAAAATGCATTATTATATGACACATACGTAAGCACTTAGCTAAATCTATTTTGAGACACAAAACCCAAGGATTTAAATGGTACTCTTTACCATATTAAAAATGATTCCTGAACGCTTTCAATAATTGGATCGATTATATTTTCATGAGCTAATTTTTTCATTAACCTCCTACATAGATCTTGTTTTTCACTATCTATGTCATATAATGACATCGAAAGTTACATTAGTCTCAAAAAGGTTTACAAAATTATGGAGATAGCAATATATAACATGAAGGTGAATTTACCTTATCATCAAGGAACTTAGCCCAAAAACGAGCTAAAGCACGATCGTAAGGATCTTTAGGCAAGATGGAAGGGCCTTCAAATGTCTCATCGATGTATTCGAGAATGATCATAGACTCACAAATGGACTTGCCATTGTGAATTAGCACTGGGATTTTCTTGTGAATTGGATTTGATTGAAGAAGTAAAGGGCTCTTATTTTGTAGATCTTCTTCTATTAATTCATATTTGACTCTCTTAATCTTTAGAGCCCATTCAACTCTATGACTAAAAAAGCTATACCATAGACCAAGCAACTTAACATCTGCCATCTCTCAACTTTGGTTTACTATGTTTTTGCTTTACTAACTGAGgtaattttatgtgtttgtgaTCTCCCTTGAGGTCTAGTCTTCttttatagagaaaaaacaGGGAAGTTCCTTAGGAATACAGCAAATA
The nucleotide sequence above comes from Solanum pennellii chromosome 9, SPENNV200. Encoded proteins:
- the LOC107031794 gene encoding probable glutathione S-transferase, with translation MVDVKLLGLWYSPASHKVEWALKLKGVKYEFIEENLQNKSPLLLESNPIHKKIPILIHNGKPICESMIILEYIDEIFEGPFILPKDPYDRALARFWAKFLDDKVGAVVNTFFHKGEEQEKSKEEVYEMLKILDNELKGKKFFVGDKFGYADMAANFVGYWLGVFQEASGVVLVTSEKFSNFCAWRDEYINCSQVKEYLPPRNDLLAFVEARSQASASKA
- the LOC107031792 gene encoding probable glutathione S-transferase, encoding MADVKLLGLWYSFFSHRVEWALKIKRVKYELIEEDLQNKSPLLLQSNPIHKKIPVLIHNGKSICESMIILEYIDETFEGPSILPKDPYDRALARFWAKFLDDKVGAVVSTFIHKGEEQEKGKEEACEMLKVLDNELKEKKFFVGDKFGFADIAANLVGYWLGIFQEASGVELVTSEKYPNFCAWRDEYINCSQVKEYLPPRNDELLAFFQGCARAHAAASASTKK